The following proteins are encoded in a genomic region of Clostridium kluyveri:
- the nrdR gene encoding transcriptional regulator NrdR → MKCPYCGYGESKVVDSRATDDKMAIRRRRECLKCTKRYTTYEKIENVPLLVIKKNMSREYFDRTKILNGLMKACQKRPVSRKQIEEIADEVEKKISNSVLTEINSSDIGEMIMESLKKVDEVSYVRFASVYRQFKDINTFMEEIKNLISNR, encoded by the coding sequence TTGAAATGCCCTTATTGTGGATATGGAGAAAGTAAGGTGGTGGATTCCAGAGCTACAGATGACAAAATGGCTATAAGAAGAAGAAGAGAGTGTTTAAAATGTACTAAAAGATATACAACCTATGAAAAAATTGAAAATGTTCCCCTGCTTGTCATAAAGAAAAATATGAGTAGGGAATATTTCGATAGAACAAAAATATTAAATGGACTTATGAAAGCCTGTCAGAAGAGACCAGTTTCAAGAAAACAGATTGAAGAAATAGCAGATGAAGTGGAGAAGAAAATAAGTAATAGTGTACTCACAGAAATAAATTCTTCTGATATAGGGGAAATGATTATGGAAAGTTTAAAAAAAGTAGATGAAGTATCCTATGTGAGATTTGCATCTGTATATAGGCAATTTAAAGATATAAATACTTTTATGGAAGAGATAAAAAATTTGATTTCTAATAGATAA
- the pnpS gene encoding two-component system histidine kinase PnpS, with protein sequence MKKKLMLSMVSTLIFSMIIATLLFIVIENREYIKNMKDTLKLNNEIIMNIIKNEKIEDKSSFLKKIFSNEIMRVTLIDKNGKVLGDSMAEEYTMSNHNLRKEVQEARKDGTGYDIRISDTTHKKTLYFATVFENGYVIRSSLTMQTIKGFENNYLRYYIFIMFFSILISLIFASRLSRSIVRPLKKLQYTTFSIASGNLNKRVIINSKDEIGRLSKTFNHMADKLENTLKDSIDKTNKLEAILKSMDNGVIAVDTSYKIIMINPYAKKIFGISKDVIGENLMDSIRDFELEDIFKSVKKEYKEIRILRPKERDLRIKTDYIINSNEKIGIVAVVQDITDIKRLENMRSQFVANVSHELKTPLTSIKGFAETLKYVKDVENRNKFLNIIDDEAERLTRLINDILTLSHIESNEMDKMELININGIMDDVCYMMKPFAGKKHIKIKKISCEMPDIWGDADRFKQMVINLVDNAIKYTNNGGWVKVGTALQDNNCLIWVEDNGVGISKEHQERLFERFYRVDKARSRSQGGTGLGLAIVKHIILKFSGTIELNSEIGRGSKFTVRIPIDINNKQKYDN encoded by the coding sequence ATGAAAAAAAAATTAATGTTATCTATGGTATCTACCCTTATATTTAGTATGATAATAGCTACTTTGCTATTTATAGTGATTGAAAATCGTGAATATATAAAAAATATGAAAGATACTTTAAAATTAAACAATGAAATTATAATGAATATAATAAAAAATGAAAAAATAGAGGATAAAAGCAGTTTTCTTAAAAAAATCTTTTCAAATGAAATTATGAGGGTGACTCTTATAGACAAAAATGGAAAAGTTCTTGGAGACTCCATGGCAGAGGAGTATACCATGAGTAATCATAACTTGAGAAAAGAAGTACAAGAAGCCAGAAAGGATGGAACAGGATATGATATCAGAATAAGTGATACCACACATAAAAAAACATTATATTTTGCTACCGTCTTTGAGAATGGATATGTAATACGAAGTTCATTAACCATGCAGACAATAAAAGGATTTGAGAATAATTATTTAAGATATTATATATTTATAATGTTCTTTTCAATATTAATATCTTTAATATTTGCCTCAAGACTTTCAAGATCAATAGTAAGGCCTTTGAAAAAACTTCAATATACTACTTTTAGTATAGCCAGTGGTAACTTAAATAAAAGGGTTATAATTAATTCTAAAGATGAAATAGGAAGGCTTAGTAAAACTTTTAATCACATGGCGGATAAACTGGAAAATACATTAAAGGACTCCATAGATAAAACAAATAAACTGGAAGCTATACTAAAAAGTATGGATAATGGAGTGATAGCAGTAGATACCAGTTATAAAATTATAATGATAAATCCCTATGCAAAAAAAATATTTGGAATTTCAAAAGATGTAATAGGGGAAAATTTAATGGACAGTATAAGAGATTTTGAATTGGAAGATATATTTAAAAGCGTAAAGAAGGAATATAAAGAGATTAGAATATTAAGACCTAAAGAGAGGGATTTAAGAATAAAAACAGATTATATTATAAATAGTAATGAAAAGATAGGTATAGTGGCGGTAGTTCAGGATATAACGGATATAAAAAGACTAGAAAATATGAGATCACAATTTGTAGCCAATGTTTCTCATGAACTAAAAACTCCACTTACATCCATAAAGGGATTTGCAGAAACTCTAAAATACGTGAAGGACGTAGAAAATAGAAATAAATTTTTAAACATAATAGATGATGAAGCGGAGCGTCTTACACGGCTGATAAATGATATACTTACACTTTCTCATATAGAAAGTAATGAAATGGATAAAATGGAACTTATAAATATAAATGGAATAATGGATGATGTATGTTATATGATGAAACCTTTTGCAGGTAAAAAGCATATAAAAATCAAGAAAATAAGCTGTGAGATGCCTGATATATGGGGGGATGCAGACAGGTTTAAACAGATGGTTATAAACTTAGTGGACAATGCAATAAAATATACCAATAATGGAGGATGGGTTAAAGTTGGTACAGCACTTCAGGACAATAACTGTTTAATATGGGTAGAAGATAATGGAGTAGGTATTTCCAAAGAGCATCAGGAAAGATTATTTGAGAGATTTTATAGAGTTGATAAAGCAAGATCCAGAAGTCAGGGAGGGACAGGGCTTGGCCTTGCCATAGTAAAACATATAATTTTAAAATTTAGTGGCACTATAGAATTAAACAGTGAGATTGGCAGGGGCAGTAAATTCACAGTTAGAATACCTATAGATATTAATAATAAGCAGAAATATGATAATTGA
- a CDS encoding YlmC/YmxH family sporulation protein, with amino-acid sequence MELQKDLFSLTNLRDMEVIDINTGIKLGFIKDLKVNCEEHRIISIILPSQTGKVSFFNKNEDLEVPWDNVRKIGVDVILVDGENISDKK; translated from the coding sequence ATGGAATTACAAAAAGATTTATTTTCTTTAACTAATTTAAGAGATATGGAAGTTATAGATATAAATACGGGAATAAAGTTGGGATTTATAAAAGATTTAAAAGTAAATTGCGAGGAACATAGGATAATATCTATTATTTTACCTTCCCAAACAGGTAAAGTATCTTTCTTTAACAAAAATGAAGATTTGGAAGTACCTTGGGATAATGTGAGAAAAATAGGGGTGGATGTAATTTTGGTAGATGGAGAAAATATATCGGATAAAAAGTAA
- the pstA gene encoding phosphate ABC transporter permease PstA has protein sequence MNAKMRDKLWTGVFYGLTVFIVLILVLLIGYILVKGMGFLEPSFLFGEAKFGESGGGIGPQLFNSFYMLIVALLVSVPFGVGAGIYLSQYAKEGIFLNIVRLCIETMASLPSIVVGLFGLLIFVNMTNWGFTLLSGAFAISVLNLPALTRVSENAITAAAAPVREASLGLGATKWQTISKVVLPSAIPQISTGIILAAGRIFGEAAALLYTAGMSAPKLNFSYMSLIDKGSSFSIMRPAETLAVYIWKLNSEGMVPDAAQIANKASAVLVIMVLLFNLIARVLGRKIYESYTGKK, from the coding sequence ATGAATGCTAAAATGAGAGATAAGTTATGGACTGGAGTTTTTTATGGATTAACTGTTTTTATAGTACTCATTTTGGTGCTTCTAATAGGATATATATTAGTTAAAGGCATGGGATTTTTAGAACCGTCTTTTTTATTTGGAGAAGCCAAATTTGGGGAATCTGGAGGTGGCATAGGGCCTCAGTTATTTAATTCTTTTTATATGTTAATAGTGGCGCTGCTCGTAAGTGTTCCTTTTGGTGTAGGGGCGGGGATATATTTATCCCAATATGCAAAAGAAGGGATATTTTTAAATATAGTAAGATTGTGTATAGAAACGATGGCGTCATTACCTTCTATTGTAGTTGGATTGTTTGGCCTTTTAATATTTGTAAACATGACAAATTGGGGTTTTACTCTTTTATCGGGAGCCTTTGCCATATCTGTATTGAATTTACCTGCTTTAACCAGAGTGAGTGAAAATGCCATAACTGCAGCTGCTGCACCTGTAAGGGAAGCCAGTTTAGGTCTTGGAGCCACCAAATGGCAGACCATAAGCAAAGTAGTTCTTCCATCGGCTATACCACAGATATCTACAGGTATAATACTTGCTGCAGGCAGAATATTTGGAGAAGCTGCAGCTCTTTTATATACTGCAGGTATGAGTGCACCTAAATTGAATTTTTCCTACATGAGTTTAATTGATAAGGGGTCTTCTTTTAGTATAATGAGACCTGCAGAAACTTTAGCGGTATATATATGGAAATTAAATTCTGAGGGAATGGTACCTGATGCAGCTCAGATAGCTAATAAGGCTTCTGCAGTCTTAGTAATTATGGTACTGCTTTTTAATCTTATAGCCAGGGTATTAGGTAGAAAAATATATGAATCATATACAGGTAAGAAATAA
- the pstC gene encoding phosphate ABC transporter permease subunit PstC produces MTNIEKKSLWHKLKTEYIGRFFATFCGAMIIVLTLSIIFFIASKGMATFVKRGYPLWEFLFSSKWAPDGSTPRLGALIFFAGSTFVSLGAVIISAPISIALAVFMHYISPKIGSKILQPSLELFVGIPSVVYGWIGFSVLIPFLKNSFHGIGFSLIAGILVLSIMILPTISSISADAVKTIPRSYMEASYGLGATRWQTISKVIVPSAKNGILTGVVLGLARAFGEALAVQMVIGNTIKFPSGLLSPTSTMTSILTMDMGNTVSGTAWNDALWSLALFLLIISFVFILIIKAIGKGSEVKR; encoded by the coding sequence ATGACAAATATAGAAAAAAAGTCATTATGGCATAAACTAAAAACAGAATATATAGGCAGATTTTTTGCTACATTTTGTGGAGCTATGATTATAGTTCTTACTTTAAGTATAATATTTTTTATAGCTTCAAAAGGTATGGCTACTTTTGTAAAAAGAGGATATCCGCTATGGGAATTTTTATTTAGTTCTAAATGGGCACCAGACGGCAGTACTCCAAGGCTTGGAGCACTTATATTTTTTGCAGGGTCTACTTTTGTTTCTTTAGGGGCAGTTATAATAAGTGCTCCCATAAGTATAGCCCTTGCTGTATTTATGCATTACATATCTCCTAAGATAGGTTCCAAAATATTGCAGCCTTCGCTGGAATTATTTGTAGGTATACCCTCTGTAGTATATGGATGGATAGGATTTAGCGTACTTATTCCATTTTTAAAGAACAGCTTTCATGGAATCGGATTTAGTTTAATAGCGGGTATATTGGTTCTAAGTATAATGATACTACCTACCATATCCAGTATATCTGCAGATGCAGTAAAAACTATTCCAAGAAGTTACATGGAGGCATCTTATGGATTAGGGGCAACCAGATGGCAGACCATAAGTAAAGTAATAGTTCCCTCTGCTAAAAATGGCATACTTACAGGAGTGGTATTGGGACTCGCTAGAGCCTTTGGAGAAGCTCTGGCAGTACAAATGGTAATAGGAAATACCATAAAATTTCCGAGTGGTCTTTTAAGTCCTACATCTACCATGACTAGTATTTTAACCATGGATATGGGAAATACAGTATCTGGTACTGCATGGAATGATGCACTATGGTCTCTGGCATTATTTCTTTTAATAATTTCTTTTGTATTTATTTTAATAATAAAGGCTATTGGAAAAGGGAGTGAGGTTAAAAGATGA
- a CDS encoding phosphate ABC transporter substrate-binding protein, giving the protein MNIRIRRGFLATMAIVLTMGIFIGCGGNNSTEEGDKSTNQELSGSITLAGSTALQPLAEQIGKTFSEKNPKVTVNVQGGGSGTGLNLALQGTANIGNSDVTAESKLDADQAKQLVDHKVCAIGFAVVVNPNVNVDSLTKEQIQKIFTGEVTNWKDVGGSDMKINVINRTKSSGTRATFKDTVMGGKEEKEGLGTTQDSNGNVENAIKTTEGAISYLALSYLTDAVKDNVKALKIEDVEASSENIISGKYPFWSHEHMYTKGEAEGVTKAYIDYVLSDENKETIKKLGYIPMSDMK; this is encoded by the coding sequence ATGAATATAAGAATACGAAGAGGTTTTTTAGCAACTATGGCTATTGTACTGACTATGGGAATATTCATAGGCTGTGGAGGAAATAATAGTACAGAAGAGGGAGATAAGAGCACCAATCAGGAACTATCCGGTTCAATAACTTTAGCAGGTTCTACTGCGCTTCAACCACTGGCAGAACAAATAGGTAAAACATTTTCAGAAAAAAATCCAAAGGTAACTGTTAATGTTCAAGGAGGAGGAAGCGGTACAGGATTAAATTTGGCACTGCAGGGTACGGCAAATATAGGAAATTCTGATGTAACTGCAGAATCCAAGCTGGATGCAGATCAAGCAAAGCAGCTGGTAGATCATAAAGTTTGTGCTATAGGTTTTGCAGTAGTAGTAAATCCTAATGTAAATGTTGATTCTCTGACTAAAGAACAGATACAGAAGATATTTACAGGAGAAGTCACAAATTGGAAAGATGTAGGCGGAAGTGATATGAAAATAAATGTTATAAACAGAACTAAGTCATCAGGTACTAGAGCTACATTTAAAGATACTGTAATGGGTGGAAAAGAGGAAAAAGAGGGACTTGGAACGACACAGGACTCCAATGGAAATGTTGAAAATGCAATTAAGACCACAGAAGGAGCTATAAGCTATTTAGCACTATCTTATTTAACAGATGCAGTTAAGGACAATGTTAAAGCTTTAAAAATAGAAGATGTTGAAGCTAGTTCAGAAAATATAATTTCAGGTAAATATCCATTCTGGTCTCATGAACATATGTATACAAAGGGAGAAGCTGAAGGTGTGACGAAAGCATATATAGATTATGTATTAAGTGATGAAAATAAAGAAACCATAAAGAAGCTTGGATATATTCCTATGAGCGATATGAAATAG
- a CDS encoding response regulator transcription factor, whose amino-acid sequence MSKEKILIVDDEEHICELIKFNLENNGYKTIIASEGMEALKMAKEERPKLILLDVMLPGMDGYDVCKEIRKDESIASTPIMMITARGEEFDKVLGLELGADDYITKPFSVRELLARVKAILRRTAIKTLDKYYVFGDISIDFDRHEVLKNGEKVELTLKEFELLQMLIKNKGRVMTRDFLLDKIWGYEYVGETRTVDVHIRHIRQKIESCDKKPKYIETIRGIGYRFNWKE is encoded by the coding sequence ATGTCAAAAGAAAAAATATTAATAGTAGATGATGAAGAGCATATATGTGAACTTATTAAATTCAATCTTGAAAATAATGGATATAAAACCATCATAGCTTCAGAAGGAATGGAAGCACTAAAAATGGCAAAGGAGGAAAGACCAAAACTTATTTTGCTTGATGTCATGCTTCCAGGAATGGACGGGTATGATGTATGCAAAGAAATAAGAAAAGATGAGTCAATAGCCTCTACTCCTATAATGATGATAACTGCCAGAGGAGAGGAATTTGACAAGGTTCTGGGATTGGAACTTGGGGCGGACGACTATATTACCAAACCTTTTTCTGTAAGAGAATTATTGGCTAGAGTGAAGGCTATACTAAGAAGAACTGCTATAAAAACTTTAGATAAGTACTATGTGTTTGGGGACATAAGTATAGATTTTGACAGACATGAAGTGCTTAAAAATGGAGAAAAAGTAGAATTGACACTTAAGGAATTTGAACTTCTTCAGATGCTTATAAAAAATAAAGGCAGAGTTATGACCAGAGATTTTCTGCTTGATAAGATATGGGGATATGAATATGTAGGGGAAACTAGAACTGTAGATGTTCATATAAGGCACATAAGACAGAAGATAGAAAGCTGCGATAAAAAACCTAAATATATTGAAACCATACGTGGAATCGGTTATAGATTTAACTGGAAAGAATAA
- the pgeF gene encoding peptidoglycan editing factor PgeF, translated as MERILIEGYEFIKINFPGASAVFSTAKNNLNFNKLEDIGRKNINNLKGWFNLKSIGYLNQVHGCNSIIYRGNLEDADGIITNVPYEAVGVFNADCVPVLLYDRKEKVIAAVHSGWRGTLSCIVLKTIEKLQRDFKSDPFNISACIGPHICSSCYEVGEEVINEFKNSTFYKDKYIFEGRNLSLKECILYQLKDSGVRNENISSLDICTSCNTEYELYSYRKNKYQGRLFSFIYLNSPINRES; from the coding sequence ATGGAAAGAATTTTAATTGAAGGGTATGAGTTTATAAAGATAAATTTTCCAGGAGCATCAGCGGTATTTTCAACGGCTAAGAATAATTTGAATTTTAACAAGTTAGAAGACATAGGGAGAAAAAATATTAATAATTTAAAAGGTTGGTTCAATCTAAAAAGTATAGGATATTTAAATCAAGTTCATGGATGCAACAGTATAATCTATAGAGGCAATCTAGAAGATGCAGATGGAATAATTACAAATGTACCCTATGAGGCTGTAGGAGTATTTAATGCAGATTGTGTTCCTGTGCTTTTATACGATAGAAAAGAAAAAGTTATAGCGGCAGTTCATAGTGGGTGGAGAGGTACTTTATCCTGTATTGTTTTAAAGACCATAGAAAAACTTCAAAGGGATTTTAAAAGTGATCCTTTCAATATATCAGCGTGTATAGGACCACATATTTGCAGCTCTTGTTATGAAGTGGGTGAAGAGGTAATAAATGAATTTAAAAATTCAACTTTTTATAAAGATAAATATATATTTGAAGGGCGGAATCTGAGTTTAAAAGAATGCATTTTATACCAGCTAAAAGATAGTGGAGTACGGAATGAGAATATAAGTTCTTTGGATATTTGTACTTCTTGTAACACAGAATATGAGCTGTATTCTTACAGGAAAAATAAATATCAGGGAAGACTTTTTTCTTTTATTTATCTTAATTCTCCTATAAATCGTGAATCGTGA